The Kineococcus endophyticus genome contains a region encoding:
- a CDS encoding MOSC domain-containing protein: MSSILSVNVGERRAIAAKSGTSGIDKRPVDGPVEVRAPGPKGVGGSGLVGDHISDTANHGGDDQAVYAYAREDLDAWERELGRPLANGTFGENLTTAGIDVTGAVIGEHWVVGDVVLQVSCPRIPCVTFAVWLGEQKWVPRFTRARVPGAYLRVLNPGTLTGGSPVRVVDVPAHGVTVATAFAAFTTEPALLPLLRDVPELPREDAEAVEQRLERG; this comes from the coding sequence GTGTCGAGCATCCTCAGCGTCAACGTCGGCGAGCGCCGGGCCATCGCGGCGAAGTCGGGCACGAGCGGCATCGACAAGCGCCCCGTCGACGGGCCGGTGGAGGTGCGGGCACCGGGCCCCAAGGGGGTCGGCGGCAGCGGGCTCGTGGGCGACCACATCAGCGACACCGCCAACCACGGCGGTGACGACCAGGCCGTCTACGCCTACGCCCGGGAGGACCTCGACGCCTGGGAGCGGGAACTGGGTCGCCCGTTGGCGAACGGCACCTTCGGCGAGAACCTGACGACCGCGGGGATCGACGTCACCGGGGCGGTGATCGGCGAACACTGGGTGGTCGGCGACGTCGTCCTGCAGGTCTCGTGCCCGCGGATCCCGTGCGTGACGTTCGCGGTGTGGCTCGGCGAGCAGAAGTGGGTACCGCGCTTCACACGGGCCCGGGTGCCGGGGGCGTACCTGCGGGTCCTGAACCCGGGCACGCTCACCGGCGGCTCCCCCGTCCGCGTCGTCGACGTGCCCGCGCACGGCGTCACCGTCGCGACGGCGTTCGCCGCCTTCACGACCGAACCCGCGCTGCTGCCGTTGCTGCGCGACGTCCCCGAACTGCCCCGCGAGGACGCCGAGGCGGTCGAGCAGCGGCTGGAGCGCGGCTGA
- a CDS encoding phosphotransferase family protein yields the protein MTGPLDPGTVERLCREALGRPVRVHDVHRLRGGTKKGVFRVTTSGGPPVVLYVWHEDEDWWHGSEDPAADVEPFTAANGLELLTGAHDLLTGIGVRVPRILHVERRGAELPVDCAVVEDVAGGSLQDLLASDAEAAVPALAELHGHLSRMATTTATRWGKVLHTGSPAGPQPPFHEVVAHQARRHLTAASAHEPRLAAAADRVEALLLDRVAAVGVREPVTHGLVHGELGPDHVLIDATGRPVLVDLEGLMWADVEWEHAFLDLRFGEHYARLRLPGLDPARLALYRLALHLSLVEGPLRLVAQGFPDAGVMEEIAEHNLGKVLADVPG from the coding sequence GTGACCGGGCCGCTGGACCCGGGGACGGTCGAACGACTGTGCCGCGAGGCCCTCGGCCGGCCGGTGCGCGTCCACGACGTGCACCGGCTGCGGGGCGGGACGAAGAAGGGCGTCTTCCGGGTCACGACCTCGGGCGGTCCGCCGGTGGTCCTCTACGTGTGGCACGAGGACGAGGACTGGTGGCACGGGTCGGAGGACCCCGCCGCGGACGTCGAACCGTTCACGGCGGCCAACGGGCTCGAACTCCTGACGGGAGCTCACGACCTGCTGACCGGCATCGGCGTCCGGGTTCCGCGGATCCTGCACGTCGAACGTCGCGGTGCGGAGCTCCCGGTGGACTGCGCGGTCGTCGAGGACGTCGCCGGAGGTTCCCTGCAGGACCTCCTGGCGTCCGACGCGGAGGCGGCGGTTCCCGCCCTGGCGGAACTGCACGGCCACCTGAGCCGGATGGCCACGACGACGGCCACGCGCTGGGGCAAGGTCCTGCACACCGGCTCCCCCGCCGGGCCGCAACCCCCGTTCCACGAGGTCGTCGCCCACCAGGCGCGCCGGCACCTCACGGCCGCTTCGGCCCACGAGCCCCGGTTGGCGGCCGCAGCCGACCGGGTCGAGGCGCTCCTGCTGGACCGCGTCGCAGCGGTGGGCGTCCGCGAACCCGTCACCCACGGCCTCGTCCACGGGGAACTCGGCCCGGACCACGTCCTGATCGACGCGACGGGACGCCCGGTGCTCGTCGACCTCGAGGGGCTGATGTGGGCGGACGTGGAGTGGGAGCACGCCTTCCTGGACCTGCGGTTCGGCGAGCACTACGCGCGACTGCGGCTCCCAGGCCTCGATCCGGCGCGCCTGGCGCTCTACCGGCTGGCCCTGCACCTGTCGCTCGTCGAGGGTCCGCTCCGGCTCGTCGCCCAGGGCTTCCCCGACGCCGGGGTCATGGAGGAGATCGCCGAGCACAACCTGGGGAAGGTGCTCGCGGACGTTCCCGGCTGA
- the aspS gene encoding aspartate--tRNA(Asn) ligase — protein sequence MRTLNAALPTHAGGPVRVEGWVHRRRTFADRTFLVLRDRSGLSQTVVTDGAARRQIAALPEETVVRVEGTATANSRAPGGVEVTAPVITALSPPAAPSPLELWRPELDASLPTLLDHGALSWRHPAQNAVWQVAAASLRGFRRTLDAAGFTEIATPKVTATATESGAGVFAVDWFGRPAFLAQSPQFSKQALVGVFERVYETGPVFRAEPHDTVRHLAQYTSLDVELGFIDDHRDVLAVLREVLAGMVGAVGELTGTSPAGLDLPVVPEEVPVVHFSEALRLVGASPDEPDLAPEHERALSRWAVQEHGSEFLAVEGYPSAKRPFYTHPQPGDPRWTNSFDLLFRGLELVTGGQRLHEHAAYVRALTERGMDPEDYRGYLDTFSHGMPPHGGFALGLERWVARLTGLDNIRRSTLFPRDLHRLTP from the coding sequence GTGAGAACTCTGAACGCCGCTCTCCCCACCCACGCCGGAGGACCCGTGCGGGTCGAGGGCTGGGTCCACCGGCGCCGCACGTTCGCGGACCGCACGTTCCTCGTGCTGCGCGACCGGTCGGGGCTGTCCCAGACCGTCGTCACCGACGGCGCCGCGCGCCGGCAGATCGCAGCGCTGCCGGAGGAGACGGTCGTCCGCGTGGAGGGCACCGCGACGGCGAACTCGCGGGCCCCCGGCGGAGTGGAGGTGACGGCACCCGTCATCACCGCCCTCAGCCCACCGGCGGCCCCGTCGCCCCTGGAGCTGTGGCGTCCCGAACTGGACGCGTCCCTGCCCACGCTGCTCGACCACGGCGCCCTCTCCTGGCGGCACCCGGCGCAGAACGCGGTGTGGCAGGTGGCGGCGGCGTCCCTTCGGGGTTTCCGGCGCACCCTGGACGCCGCGGGTTTCACGGAGATCGCCACGCCGAAGGTGACCGCCACGGCGACCGAGTCCGGCGCCGGCGTCTTCGCAGTGGACTGGTTCGGGCGTCCCGCGTTCCTGGCGCAGTCGCCGCAGTTCTCCAAGCAGGCCCTGGTCGGCGTCTTCGAGCGGGTGTACGAGACGGGCCCGGTGTTCCGCGCCGAACCCCACGACACCGTCCGGCACCTCGCGCAGTACACCTCGCTGGACGTGGAACTCGGTTTCATCGACGACCACCGCGACGTGCTGGCCGTGCTGCGCGAGGTGCTCGCCGGGATGGTCGGCGCGGTCGGGGAACTGACGGGGACGAGTCCGGCCGGCCTGGACCTGCCCGTCGTCCCGGAGGAGGTCCCGGTCGTGCACTTCAGCGAGGCGCTCCGCCTCGTCGGCGCCTCCCCCGACGAACCCGACCTCGCGCCCGAGCACGAGCGCGCACTCAGCCGGTGGGCGGTGCAGGAGCACGGCAGCGAGTTCCTCGCTGTCGAGGGCTACCCGTCGGCGAAGCGGCCGTTCTACACCCACCCCCAACCGGGCGACCCGCGGTGGACGAACTCGTTCGACCTGCTGTTCCGAGGGCTGGAACTGGTGACGGGTGGGCAGCGTCTGCACGAGCACGCCGCCTACGTCCGCGCGCTGACGGAACGGGGGATGGACCCGGAGGACTACCGCGGCTACCTCGACACGTTCTCCCACGGCATGCCCCCGCACGGGGGTTTCGCCCTGGGGCTCGAACGGTGGGTGGCGCGGCTGACCGGGCTCGACAACATCCGGCGCAGCACGTTGTTCCCCCGCGACCTGCACCGGCTGACCCCGTGA
- a CDS encoding class I SAM-dependent methyltransferase gives MESRPSVARPFYSTFADLYDHVVTDPVGPWTEAVEGALASRGVERGTLLDAGCGTGRHAAAFAALGHRVTLLDASAELLAVASTRCPGAPAHLGDVRDPHLPGSFDVLTCRGVLNDLLGDADRDAAVRSSARLLRPGGMLALDVRDVGRSRERTDDTPRSTTVHRDTGSAVTFTHRSRWEDGLLVVAEEHRERSPDGSVDVQEFTFRMRPWTEQEVHERLGRAGFADVVTGPGVGGRWDRLFVTAVRRA, from the coding sequence GTGGAGTCGAGACCCTCGGTCGCCCGCCCGTTCTACAGCACCTTCGCCGATCTGTACGACCACGTCGTCACGGACCCCGTCGGCCCGTGGACCGAGGCCGTCGAGGGGGCGCTCGCGTCGCGTGGCGTGGAGCGGGGAACCCTCCTGGACGCCGGGTGCGGCACGGGACGGCACGCCGCGGCGTTCGCGGCCCTCGGCCACCGCGTCACGCTCCTCGACGCCTCGGCCGAACTCCTCGCCGTGGCGTCCACCCGCTGTCCGGGCGCCCCGGCCCACCTCGGCGACGTGCGCGATCCCCACCTGCCCGGGTCCTTCGACGTGCTCACCTGCCGCGGGGTCCTCAACGACCTCCTGGGGGACGCCGACCGCGACGCCGCGGTTCGCTCCTCGGCCAGGCTCCTGCGGCCCGGTGGGATGCTGGCTCTCGACGTGCGGGACGTCGGCCGCTCCCGGGAGAGGACGGACGACACGCCGCGCAGCACGACCGTCCACCGCGACACGGGCAGCGCCGTGACGTTCACCCACCGGTCGCGGTGGGAGGACGGACTCCTCGTCGTGGCCGAGGAACACCGCGAACGCAGCCCTGACGGTTCGGTCGACGTGCAGGAGTTCACGTTCCGCATGCGCCCGTGGACGGAGCAGGAGGTGCACGAGAGGTTGGGCCGCGCCGGGTTCGCCGACGTCGTCACGGGCCCCGGCGTCGGCGGGCGGTGGGACCGGCTGTTCGTGACAGCCGTCCGGCGAGCCTGA
- a CDS encoding ATP-binding protein, translating into MIARSVPSSVPPSVDLERDRRAVARARAFVRDHCAQFQVAETVCDTAVLLVSELVTNAVEHARSRVRLAVAVSSVRVHVEVGDQNASLPAVRHPDSSAVHGRGMAIVDVLAGDWGVRPDARGKTIWFDLPR; encoded by the coding sequence GTGATCGCCCGGTCGGTGCCCTCGTCGGTGCCCCCCTCGGTGGACCTGGAACGCGACCGCCGCGCCGTGGCGCGAGCGCGCGCGTTCGTGCGGGACCACTGCGCGCAGTTCCAGGTCGCGGAGACCGTCTGCGACACCGCGGTGCTGCTGGTGAGCGAACTCGTGACCAACGCGGTGGAGCACGCCCGCAGCCGGGTGCGGCTGGCCGTGGCGGTCAGCTCGGTGCGGGTGCACGTCGAAGTGGGCGACCAGAACGCGTCCCTGCCCGCCGTCCGGCACCCCGACTCCTCCGCCGTGCACGGACGGGGCATGGCGATCGTCGACGTGCTCGCCGGGGACTGGGGCGTGCGGCCGGACGCGCGCGGGAAGACGATCTGGTTCGACCTGCCGCGGTAG
- a CDS encoding DUF2200 domain-containing protein encodes MARQRIFGVPFADIHPLHVAKVQRKGRDARDVDQVITWLTGYDADRLRRAAAEGVDLETFSARAPRMNPDASLITGVVCGHRVEEIEDPLLQRIRWMHELVDEVARGKRTSSILRGGAPNAAPPARAGGRWSTIVP; translated from the coding sequence GTGGCGCGACAGCGGATCTTCGGCGTGCCGTTCGCCGACATCCACCCCCTCCACGTCGCGAAGGTGCAGCGCAAGGGACGCGACGCCCGGGACGTCGACCAGGTCATCACCTGGCTCACCGGCTACGACGCCGACCGCCTGCGCCGCGCGGCCGCCGAGGGCGTCGACCTGGAGACCTTCTCCGCCCGGGCACCGCGGATGAACCCGGACGCCTCGCTCATCACCGGCGTCGTCTGCGGCCACCGCGTCGAGGAGATCGAGGACCCGCTCCTGCAGCGGATCCGCTGGATGCACGAGCTCGTCGACGAGGTGGCCCGCGGCAAGCGCACGTCGTCGATCCTGCGCGGGGGCGCGCCGAACGCCGCCCCACCCGCGCGGGCCGGCGGTCGATGGTCCACCATCGTGCCGTGA
- a CDS encoding VOC family protein, with translation MTTLRLTATVLDTPDPPALARFYRHLLGFETVSEDPDWVVLRGPDGQGLSFQRESGYSRPAWPAAQGEQQMQDHLDIAVDDLEAAVAHAVSGGAQVEEFQPQETVRVVRDPHGHLFCLYLPD, from the coding sequence GTGACGACGCTCCGGCTGACCGCGACCGTCCTCGACACGCCCGACCCGCCGGCCCTGGCGCGGTTCTACCGCCACCTGCTCGGCTTCGAGACGGTGTCGGAGGACCCGGACTGGGTGGTCCTGCGGGGCCCGGACGGGCAGGGGCTGTCGTTCCAGCGCGAGTCCGGGTACTCCCGGCCGGCCTGGCCGGCGGCGCAGGGGGAGCAGCAGATGCAGGACCACCTCGACATCGCGGTGGACGACCTGGAAGCTGCTGTCGCGCACGCCGTCTCGGGCGGGGCTCAGGTGGAGGAGTTCCAGCCGCAGGAGACGGTGCGCGTGGTGCGGGACCCGCACGGGCACCTGTTCTGCCTCTACCTGCCGGACTGA
- a CDS encoding AAA family ATPase → MATAFLLVGLPAAGKTTRARVLERERPALRLTTDAWMVRLFGGANPAPERDAVEGLLLTTGLRAAALGVDVVLDFGFWSRDERDALRHVFGAAGVACVVEHLAVEADVQRERVARRWRERPQDTFPISGDELVAWRASFEAPEESELGGGPVPAPPAGQSWAGWASRRWPGFDPSAGSFLCVTQDTSERV, encoded by the coding sequence GTGGCCACCGCGTTCCTCCTGGTCGGGCTCCCCGCCGCCGGCAAGACGACCCGCGCCCGCGTCCTGGAGCGCGAGAGACCCGCGCTGCGCCTGACGACCGACGCGTGGATGGTGCGGCTGTTCGGCGGGGCCAACCCCGCACCGGAACGCGACGCCGTCGAGGGACTGCTGCTCACCACGGGTCTGCGGGCCGCGGCGCTCGGCGTCGACGTGGTCCTCGACTTCGGGTTCTGGTCGCGCGACGAGCGCGACGCCCTGCGGCACGTCTTCGGCGCCGCGGGGGTGGCCTGCGTCGTCGAGCACCTGGCCGTCGAGGCCGACGTCCAGCGCGAGCGCGTGGCGCGCCGGTGGCGGGAGCGACCGCAGGACACCTTCCCCATCTCCGGCGACGAGCTCGTCGCGTGGCGGGCCTCCTTCGAGGCGCCCGAGGAGTCCGAGCTCGGCGGCGGGCCGGTCCCCGCACCTCCCGCCGGGCAGTCCTGGGCCGGCTGGGCGAGCCGTCGCTGGCCCGGCTTCGACCCGTCGGCAGGGTCGTTCCTGTGTGTGACCCAGGACACGTCCGAACGGGTGTAA